One stretch of Enterobacter sp. RHBSTW-00994 DNA includes these proteins:
- a CDS encoding NupC/NupG family nucleoside CNT transporter, giving the protein MDMMRSVVGMAVLLAIAYLLSVNKKRISLRTVGAALILQIAIGGIMLYFPPGKWLVEQAALGVHKVMSYSDAGSAFIFGSLVGPKMDVLFDGAGFIFAFRVLPAIIFVTALISLLYYIGVMGLLIRILGGIFQKALNISKIESFVAVTTIFLGQNEIPAIVKPFIERLNRNELFTAICSGMASIAGSMMIGYAGMGVPIDYLLAASLMAIPGGILFARLLSPATEESKVTFENLSFTDTPPKSIIEAAATGAMTGLKIAAGVATVVMAFVAIIALINGIIGGVGGWFGFGHATLEGIFGYVLAPLAWIMGVDWSDATLAGSLIGQKLAINEFVAYLSFSPYLQTAGMLDGKTIAIISFALCGFANFGSIGVVVGAFSAIAPKRAPEIAQLGMRALAAATLSNLMSATIAGFFIGLSQ; this is encoded by the coding sequence ATGGACATGATGAGAAGTGTGGTGGGTATGGCGGTATTACTGGCAATCGCTTACCTGCTGTCAGTCAATAAAAAACGGATCAGTCTTCGGACTGTGGGGGCAGCACTGATATTACAAATAGCCATTGGCGGAATTATGCTCTATTTCCCGCCTGGGAAATGGCTGGTTGAACAGGCTGCACTGGGGGTTCATAAGGTGATGTCCTACAGTGATGCGGGGAGTGCATTTATCTTTGGCTCGTTGGTTGGGCCAAAGATGGATGTGCTGTTTGATGGCGCGGGATTCATCTTCGCTTTCCGTGTATTGCCTGCCATCATCTTTGTTACTGCGTTGATCAGTTTGCTCTATTACATTGGCGTGATGGGCCTGCTTATCCGCATTCTTGGCGGCATTTTTCAGAAAGCGCTCAACATCAGTAAAATCGAGTCATTTGTTGCCGTAACGACGATTTTTCTCGGTCAAAATGAGATCCCGGCAATTGTGAAGCCGTTTATTGAGCGTCTTAACCGCAATGAACTGTTCACCGCAATTTGCAGTGGGATGGCTTCCATTGCAGGGTCAATGATGATCGGTTATGCCGGAATGGGTGTCCCAATTGATTACTTACTGGCAGCATCACTGATGGCCATTCCGGGCGGTATTCTGTTTGCGCGTTTGTTAAGCCCGGCAACGGAAGAGTCAAAAGTCACCTTTGAAAACCTGTCATTCACCGACACCCCACCCAAAAGCATCATTGAAGCGGCAGCGACAGGGGCGATGACCGGACTGAAAATCGCCGCGGGTGTGGCCACGGTCGTCATGGCTTTTGTCGCCATCATTGCACTGATCAACGGGATTATTGGCGGCGTTGGTGGTTGGTTCGGTTTTGGTCATGCGACGCTGGAAGGGATCTTCGGCTATGTACTGGCTCCCCTCGCCTGGATCATGGGGGTGGACTGGAGTGATGCGACGCTTGCCGGAAGCCTGATTGGGCAAAAACTGGCAATTAACGAGTTCGTAGCCTATCTCAGTTTTTCACCGTATCTGCAAACGGCCGGAATGCTGGATGGTAAAACGATCGCCATTATCTCTTTTGCTCTCTGCGGTTTCGCAAACTTTGGCTCCATTGGGGTCGTGGTTGGCGCGTTTTCTGCCATTGCACCGAAGCGTGCGCCGGAAATCGCTCAACTGGGCATGCGGGCGCTGGCAGCAGCAACGCTCTCTAACCTGATGAGCGCCACCATTGCCGGGTTCTTTATCGGTTTGTCACAATAA